The DNA segment GAGACAAATTGAACTCAGACCTCTATGGTAGAGTGTCCTTTAACATATCCCGGGTGAATTTTCCAGGTCGAAATCAGTTATTGCGCAAAATCTTTTAAGTCTTTTAAGACCAATTTTGGTCTAATAACTAAAATagcattattatatttttgaatCGTCGATTTTTGCTACGAAACGAACTAGAAACTTTATCAGTCAATACAATCAATTTCAAGATCAAATGCAAAGTACTCAAACTCATACATTAATGTACGGCAAAATAAGAATTATTTGACTCCTCCTCTCATTAAATGGGCTACAAACAACCATAAAGCCAAACTTTATGTGCTACCACCTGAATCATTTGGAATCAATCTAATCGATACGGATTAACTTTCCCTCTGAATCACAGAATCAGCTTTCTTATCGAATAATCAGATTATAGCTAGAGACGTGAGAGAAAAGGAAAAAAAGAACAACGTTTTCGAGTTGACCCGATCCCAATATTTTCTACCTAAAATACTGTAAAACATAtccaaaagtaataaataaaagttttgaaaGTCATTCTTAACCAATGATATTTGGATGAGACTGTACTATCTCGTTTATCACCGTTGACACCTGTAATAAGGCTTTTAAAATGCGCAATTCTttatgaaaatgtatgaaaaccgAATATTTATCTACTCGTTATAAGTAATCGAgtcctttttaaaataatgtattatgtaATTTCATAAGCAAATAACTTTATccgttaaaatattttagtgcACTAAAATCATTAGATTCAAATAGTCCAATGATTTTTATTAGGCCATTCTTttctaaaaatattgtattgtagGGTTAAAGActttaaaacaaataagtatAACCCACATCCCAAAGTATAGCTTAAATCGTCGTGtagttatattaattaatatctgtTAGGTATAATTATCTGATTGGCAAGTTCGCCTGGAATGTGCGAAATGTGTCACAAATCTATTCGAATCTCTGATATTAACTAAGTATTCCATACTGGAAATACTGGAATACATACCATTGAAATTCGGCATATCAATAGGCCGATTAGACATGAATATTATAGTCATAATAACTTTTAGGAAGTTCTCTATATAGGATCTATGGAGGTTCCTAAGTAGGTAGGTTCTATATTATTTCTAACCAAAAGTTCCGAAAAAATGTCAAATGCAATCCATAGATAAGTAGGTTAAACTTGCCGGCTAACAGGGTCGATTCTAATACACTTAACCCCAAACTCGACAATAACACAGCCTCAAGACCGAAGAAAGAAACTTAAGCTcccaaaaaatagtttttattacgCCAAGACACCCCCGTATATTTCACCTTGTCATTATTTCGTTGAGAGGGTTGTCATGGCAACGCCGGCTTGCTGGGATTTGGCGGGAATGCGTCGGAGCACAGATTATCCTGTATTTTAATGTAGGGAACACGCTCGCGGCATTTGAGGCACGTGAAACTTGTACACTAGGTAAATAGTTGGAGTTTGCTACTTGTGGGCCAGGGCTGCCAGAAATACAGAAAGAACTGGATCTGGATCTTACAGATTctattttaaaatctttatagtCACTTTTCAAGGCACTTCATTAAGGAACAGTTAGTAGGTCTGCTcattttgttaaatataaaCTCAGCTAGATTTATTACCTAATTCAAGCTTGAATTTAGTTGAGTTCCAATAATAAGATCAATCACGGACTTAAATCTATTCTCAATAGATAATCATCATACCTACTTGCCTCATTAATagcaataatttattacaaaaatgtaCTCATACCTCCTGAAAATAGTATGGCATTATAAGTTATTTCATATAAAGCAAAATCTCTACAACGATTGCATTTCACACTCTTTATTAAGTATTTAGTTTACTTGTTTTGATTAATATTTCATAGAGTAGCAACCCTGCCGCGGTATATTGCGTTATAAAGTGATTTTGTAACGTCAGCAAGAGTTCACAACTTGATTTAAACCGAGATGCTTCCAAAACTTGTTATTACTTACTGTATTACGTAAACACTCTAATTTGTTTTGCAATTATTGTATTGGTACAAATTGTATTTTCTGCTATATTTAATAActccaaaagaaatattatgatttggtttttattattcgcaaacaaagcaattttattataaaaataaaagcttgagTAAGTAAAGATCATAAGTCCGTTTCCTATTTTTAAGCTACAGCTAAAAAGCTTATTAAGTAGTACGTACGTAAGTGCATTTATAGATTTTACTTGCACTTGAGTTGCATCTCTTATTAAGTGCATGGTTTTAGTCTTTTAGTTAATGAACTTTTCAATTCGAACCCACGTTTATCCCTCGCTTAAAAACCAAGTCACAATCCGCATCCATCTTCATTGCAGCCAGCACGTAATAGACATCTACAAATGTATCGCTAAGCCCGCAATGCATAATGATTACAGAAGCAATTCTGCCgcctctaaataaataaacgcacTAAAACATTTAACCTGAACAAGAGAAAGACCGAAAAAGAACTAATTAATCTGGGGACGAGCCCGCAATATGTGGTcccattaatttaatttagtaagCCCCGAGACAGTGTTTTAACCTTAATAGAGATTTAAGAACATCGTGGGGTAGTTGTTTTTGCGGCGCTGCCTCGGGCGAGACGGTATCAGTAATTGAGCAAGCCTCTTTATAAttcagatgtttttttttttttttttttttttttatggcaaccaaacctctctgggaggtttatttctgccaatgtcgagtgaaaaataattgacaaagttatcaatagaacgtgggtgtttcagttctattgatttttcatggattccgtgaagttaagtatgcccgtaagcaggtttcgagacgccaccgggtccaaagcgggttgttcatacgacaacccactcgacactcgatgcgcgctcaaattcgaagtatttcaatgttttttataatttatcacttcactgcactttagaacacaaaataacaccaaatttgtacactaaagtccattaaataataaattgaaaccattaaaacagatcgaccatgcttcccgttcaactaccctccacggaatccattcAGATGTTTAATGCTTTATGAAGCGAGGTCTGTGTGTCAGTAGGTTATATATCTCGCAAGTCTCAAATGAACCAAATTTGACACGTTTATGTAGAATAGTTTTGAGTTATGAGGGGTCAAAAGCGGCTCCAAATGGTTCATGTAATATTACACACGGTGCTGTTCGCCAGTTCtgttacttgaacttggcttCACATGCTACCATGTGTCTAGACACAGAAACATGAAGATCCAATAAATTGATAACTATTGCGATCTGtcaaaagaaaatagaaaatgtagttaggtacctacctatcgaAAACTCACATGGTCAGTTGAAGGTTTTAGATTTTAGAtcataaatgttagtttatTTCTAGAAACTTTACGTCGAAATATTGGACAGTTAAATATACCCATGTCGGATCCGACGTCATATTGTATTGTTTCTATGTCAAGTCACAAATAACTTTTATGAGCGATATTTTCAGGAAGTAGAGAAAACATTGTTCACAGTTTGGGGCTAGACGCGTAGTctaaaaatgtccaaagatatatttttatttatttgattgacCCTGACACTTGGATGCCGTTAAAAAAACTACAGTTACTTATTGCCTACAGTACAAAGGTCATGGCTCAACTCACGATAAAAACGTCGTAATTGTTTTCAAGAAACATTTTTGGGGTTTCTTTCCCACCGCCTCAGGTACGAGCCAAACAACTTTCAGCTACATCGCTTTGTTTCACAAGCCCTTCGTGGAACGCGAACCGTAAACAATTTCTATGTTATATTTAAAAGAACACTTTTGTAggcttgtttttatttgaaagtatgtaaaataataaagtttgttgtTCAACCTATTAATAAAAATGAGGAGATACAGCCAGCATAGTTTGGCTTATAGTTAAGCTTGTGCTGATGCCTACTTAGCGAACTGCTTAACCCAAAAGAAGCAAAGCTGTAGAGCGTAGAGACTTAGACTGCACATAATTAATAAGATACAAATTACTATTCATAATACAATTGTACTGATCTCTCTTCTCTCTCTCACACTCTATATGAacttagtagtagtagtagtacttATTTATAGGGCATGTACGCAAAGCACTAGGCTGAGCGGGTGAAAAATCAAGTAATGTCTattgtttcaaaaacattttaaaatcatattagtttgttttttatttaagaatttttttattttattttattatctcatttaagagccattttacattttcgtgcgaatttctaagattttggaagcatgaattactatcttaagcaacacccagagattatttaataactgcgaaagatagttcaatccttggtgttgaccattaatgaaacggatttactaaaactcttttgcttaattcacagtgccccatctcccacaaccattttacggaaaaattgccgcagactcattttcaaagtcctgtatctattatttatgctcatataataagctcaaaaatatatagtaatcatcggacatatattcttgtagtccattaatgaaatatattcttgaatttcattaccattattgagtaaaatataaaaataatttggcaaatttgaagattaacgtcacatttagatcgtggtttttggtttaaaaacacagcaataactgcaataaaagtatcccaaaataaagaatattcattgtagaattgatttctacagttattgtttaaatgttagtaaccactttgtcaaaatattgatgtgaatatcagtataaattacaatgcgcaagccgacatcgattagtatggcgcgagcgcccgtcaaggcaggacctgtgtcatttttcccgccgtgacgtttacgtgcgttcgtatcgtaaagcggtgatttgtacggcgaccaaatacatttgatactatgccgagaggctgtttcgagtcggccggccgagcagaaattgaaatgatgaattttaatttctttgacggatctgggtgtaactatgtataatatgtaggtaccatgtatttaatttaataaatgaatTATAAAAAAGAATATCCATTATGCGAGCAccacacaagcatattagttgcctacttttggactagatggcgctgtgaaattgtccaaagatttgtttattgatttatccgctttgagttttgtttcgtgaagaagaaaaagaagcgttttgtttcgagagggaagctttgttgttaaatctatactaataaaagaggaaagatttaattgtttgtttgtttggaggcaataggctccgaaaaaaaattcacgattcagaatcctaatttttttctatgtaggctataaaatattttcaaaaacttaagaccaaaatctttgataaaattcgacgtttaataaataaattagataacatattaatacttttttttcagttcgattttagtacttgtttttcagaaattctacgatttaactaaacttctagtgtttatattttatgcataatttattaacttctaaaatatacatttatcctattgatagatgacgtgcttcgtattttattaaaattattacctgactaggttaaaaaggtgtgtaatgctattttgaagataacttggttccatagaaatatatgtagagagatgctaagcttgcaaataaatgatttaattattatttatattattattataagtaatgcgctgagttcgaaactcagtgtcgtattagaaattcacacacacaaaaaaatcaaattatgtgctcattatccactgcggtatcagtattcaacgttcgaataatctttagtactatgcaagcaatataaactgtttacataatgacgtcgctactgtcatcattgctttcacaagcaatatgttccaatttgtcccttgtcacatttccctttagtttctgtgatctgtgcttgtttctaagttgatatcaatgaaatattccttagtacttttgatttaatttttttttgacacgtgtttgaaaaatcaaggtcagattacaataaaataacaagtgaaaacgtaacattgcattgcaactcgcaatttcgcaatattgatgaggagattccattggaaagtctgtattcattcctaggattcccctaacaccatcaaattcaagagaattcaagagagtgcagtttcccatctaatgcttagggaccacggtttaaaatagtttggttgcattcagtgtctcggtgcatgtttgcaccaattttgacgtgtattcgaAGGATTTTAAGGCCAGCAGTGCTGCTTGGCTGTCTGAGTTGATGTAGATGTGTTGATCCCGGAGCCTCCTTTCCAAGTTTATCTCTGCACATTTGTTTATGGCAAAGACCTCGGCTTGGAAGATTGAGGCTTCAGTCCCCATGTTTAGGCTAACTTTGAGCTTAGGCCTCTCTTCGTAGATCCCGCAACCTACATCATTTTCCTTTTTGGATCCGTCCGTGTACCAGACGTGACTACCTTCCTTAAATGACATTTGGCCTTCTAGCCATTTGTCTCTAGGAGGTATGTTTACGGAATATAGTTTGGTGAAGTTACATTCCGTATGCATGTCGTCACTGGGCATGCacagaagtttgttttcaagtaCTGATTCCTTGAGTCTTATCAGGTTTTGAGAAGCCCATCTGACTTTCGTGCGGGTGCAGATTCTATATGTGCTCTGCTTGGCTTCTTTTTGCATATGCATATGCAGTGGTATAAGATCAAGCAGAGCATTTAATGCAGCCCCTGGTGTCGTTGATAGTGCTCCGGTTGCAGTGATGCAGGCTAGCCGTTGTAGGCTGCTCAGTTTCTGTATTGTTGTCATTTGGTTGACCTTGCTGCACCAGACGGCAGAGGCATAGGTTATTATCGGTCTCACGACCGCTGTGTACAGCCATAGGGCGATTGTGGGTTTTAGTCCCCATCTTGACCCTGCCATTCGACAACAACTCCACAGAGCCATTTTGGCTTTTTGAATGATGTTGTTTAGGTGCGAATTCCAAGTAAGCTTTTGGTCAAAAGTTACCCCTAGATACTTGGTTTTGCTTGAGAAAGGAATAGTTTTTCCGTTTAACTGCAGATTTGCCAATTTTTCCAGTTTTCTCTTCCTCGTGAATGGTATTATCACTGTTTTATCCGCATGAATAGATAATTCGTTTTCTCTACACCACCTACTTATGGTGTTGAGAGCGCCTTGCATTAGACTTGAAATTGTGCTCAGGCAGGGACCTCTGATGatcacctccgtaacaaaacaatagaaccctatggagttagggcttgtgtgattcgccttgacgaatatttcgtatccagggtccgatgatgaagctgtaagggggcagatttttttttcactatgtgactgtctttattttgtacttaatatacacttgcgagcaaaagtatggaatcacttacatgaagttgtttccacgcgatcttgtgtactaaccaatttgttagtaacaaaaaaaagtagcaccattttaaagattaaacttttaactttaaattgataccaaattcatttaaatcacaccagtatttaaaaagatatcccggctgatgtgaagaagtgaggaaaaagacatgtatcaactgtttgatacgtcgcgagttgcggcctatttaccccccataaaagcaagtgttttcggatttttgctttcacacgttgatccatacacatctctgcttcttttgacactttacctgggattctacaccttcagaagcagcacaaatcgttgcactattgcaagaagggctcagccagcgggctgtcgcacgtcagctccacataagccagtcctgggtttcaaaAGTTTgaagacgctttcgggataccggtggctttatcccgagaccaagttctgaacattgccggtgcacatcgcagagggaaaaccgttttttcatgtcaacttctctacgaaatcgtcatttgactggtatcgacgtccagcaagagctcagaaatgttcgtaggatagctgttagcaagtggacagtttgtctaagatataaacaatagaatttgactccaaaaaggcctgccacagtattg comes from the Ostrinia nubilalis chromosome 17, ilOstNubi1.1, whole genome shotgun sequence genome and includes:
- the LOC135080232 gene encoding uncharacterized protein LOC135080232 translates to MALWSCCRMAGSRWGLKPTIALWLYTAVVRPIITYASAVWCSKVNQMTTIQKLSSLQRLACITATGALSTTPGAALNALLDLIPLHMHMQKEAKQSTYRICTRTKVRWASQNLIRLKESVLENKLLCMPSDDMHTECNFTKLYSVNIPPRDKWLEGQMSFKEGSHVWYTDGSKKENDVGCGIYEERPKLKVSLNMGTEASIFQAEVFAINKCAEINLERRLRDQHIYINSDSQAALLALKSFEYTSKLVQTCTETLNATKLF